One Methylomarinovum tepidoasis DNA window includes the following coding sequences:
- a CDS encoding IS481 family transposase: MVIRLHKKARTTPEIRREIQNSDLPATVLAKKYGVHRHTIRKWRQRDSVEDASHRPHRIHATLTPQQEAIVVCLRETLLLPLDDLLAVVHRFIYPEMSRSALDRLLRRHGVSNLKALIAAREGEDAPSKGKKKGFKDYEPGFVHIDIKYLPKMPDESRGRYLFVAIDRASRWVYLEIHPTKEAKVAAGFLNRLIAKAPFKITKVLTDNGKEFTDRFCATGEREPTGRHLFDQGCQRHGIEHRLIPPKRPQTNGMVERFNGRIAEILKTTRFQSSQDLERTLMQYASVYNHQIPQKALGHISPVQALKDWQKKRPELFKKRVHNLTGLDIYRADST, translated from the coding sequence ATGGTCATCCGTCTTCACAAGAAAGCCCGCACCACCCCTGAGATCCGCCGGGAGATCCAGAATTCCGATCTGCCGGCCACGGTCCTGGCCAAGAAATACGGCGTTCATCGTCACACCATCCGCAAGTGGCGCCAGCGCGATTCGGTCGAGGACGCCTCGCACCGGCCCCATCGCATCCATGCCACCCTGACCCCGCAGCAGGAAGCGATCGTCGTCTGTCTGCGCGAAACCCTGCTGTTGCCCCTGGATGACCTGCTGGCGGTCGTTCATCGCTTCATCTATCCCGAGATGTCCCGCTCGGCTCTGGACCGGCTGCTGCGCCGCCATGGGGTCTCCAATCTCAAGGCCCTGATCGCCGCCCGGGAAGGGGAAGATGCCCCCTCCAAGGGCAAAAAGAAGGGTTTCAAGGACTACGAGCCCGGGTTTGTCCACATCGACATCAAGTACCTGCCCAAGATGCCCGATGAGAGCCGGGGCCGTTACCTCTTCGTCGCCATCGACCGGGCCAGTCGTTGGGTCTACCTGGAGATCCATCCCACCAAGGAAGCCAAGGTCGCTGCCGGCTTCCTGAACCGCCTGATCGCCAAGGCTCCCTTCAAAATCACCAAGGTCCTGACCGACAACGGCAAAGAGTTCACCGACCGCTTCTGCGCCACCGGGGAGCGCGAACCGACCGGCCGTCACCTTTTCGACCAGGGCTGCCAACGCCATGGCATCGAGCACCGCCTCATCCCACCCAAACGCCCGCAGACCAACGGCATGGTCGAACGTTTCAACGGTCGGATCGCCGAGATCCTCAAAACCACCCGCTTCCAAAGCAGCCAGGATCTGGAACGGACCTTGATGCAGTATGCCAGTGTCTACAACCATCAGATCCCCCAGAAGGCCCTGGGACACATCTCACCAGTACAGGCCCTCAAAGACTGGCAGAAGAAACGACCGGAACTCTTCAAAAAACGTGTACATAATCTCACGGGGCTTGACATCTACCGGGCAGATTCAACCTAG
- a CDS encoding ATP-binding protein, translating into MAAQIELLPFAAGDRPGFRLHRLEVCNWGTFHDKVWKLEPAGADLLLTGDIGSGKSTLVDALTTLLVPPQKLAYNRAAGAEARERDFRSYVLGYYKSARSEEETGARGAKPVSLRDASCYSVILAHFRSEDLDQDLTLAQVFWFRDPAGQPARFYVLAERALAIAEHFGGFGGEIGRLKKRLRQSGCELFDSFSAYAGAFRRRLGIPSELALELFHQTVSMKSVGNLTGFVRRHMLEPPQVQRRIEALVAHFDDLTRAHQAILKARDQIGRLKPLVADCDRHQQLEVEADRLRQAREALGFHFAALKRELLAKRLEKLAGERDRCQLQLAEFDRRRGELQARRDELRQAIAAQGGDRLARLEHDIGQKERECQQRRRQSENYAKLAAALGLPSRLDAATFVANRKAVAAEREALEDRRAELQNRYTDASVEFRRLNERHRELSAEIESLEQRRSNIPARMQRLRQALCQALELAEDELPFAGELLQVREDERAWEGAAERLLHQFGLSLLVPDAHYAAVSAWVDRTHLDGRLVYYRVREQVGPRKRTQPDSLVDKLEIKPDSAFYPWLERELSHRFDYRCCDDLADFRRADRAVTVSGQIKSGGDRHEKDDRHRIGDRRHYVLGWSNAAKLAALRQDREALETQIQQTADNIAALERERRDLETRQDALTRLAQFDDFQLLDWQPLALELEALQRQFEALKAASDVLRTLQAQLEALEAELKAVEKQRDDCLGDIQAKAVQIDQCRAQLAECETLLADCPAETEAALADLRQWQAEALGDARLILETCDARERDYRAWLGAAIDRLDKRIGRLRERIVRAMTDYRHAYPADTREVDADPAAAADYRAMLETLERDDLPRFEARFRALLNENTLREVANFQAHLYKERQAIRERIDAINQALHGIDYNPGRYIRLEARDNVDPDIRDFRRELRLCTEGALTAGDDPAEAEARFLRVKALIERFRGREGSAESDRRWTAQVTDVRNWFVFAASERWREDDSEHEHYADSSGKSGGQKEKLAYTVLAASLAYQFGLATDPHRPRSFRLVVIDEAFGRGSDESARYGLALFQRLGLQLLIVTPLQKIHVIEPYVAAVGFVFNREGRQSLLRQLTVEAYRAERDARQSIGE; encoded by the coding sequence ATGGCCGCTCAAATCGAACTCCTTCCCTTCGCCGCCGGCGACCGCCCCGGTTTCCGGCTCCACCGCCTGGAGGTGTGCAACTGGGGCACCTTCCACGACAAGGTCTGGAAACTGGAACCGGCCGGGGCCGATCTGCTGCTCACCGGCGATATCGGTTCCGGCAAGTCCACCCTGGTGGACGCCCTGACCACCCTGCTGGTGCCGCCCCAGAAGCTGGCCTACAACCGTGCCGCCGGGGCCGAGGCCAGGGAGCGCGATTTCAGAAGCTACGTGCTCGGCTACTACAAGTCGGCCCGCAGCGAGGAGGAGACCGGGGCCAGAGGGGCCAAACCGGTTTCGCTGCGCGACGCCAGCTGCTACAGCGTCATTCTCGCCCACTTCCGCAGCGAGGATCTGGACCAGGATCTCACCCTGGCGCAGGTGTTCTGGTTCCGCGATCCGGCGGGCCAGCCGGCGCGTTTCTACGTCCTGGCCGAGCGGGCGCTCGCCATCGCCGAACATTTCGGCGGATTCGGCGGCGAGATCGGCCGTCTCAAAAAGCGCCTGCGCCAGTCCGGCTGCGAGCTGTTCGACAGCTTCAGCGCCTATGCCGGGGCCTTCCGCCGCCGCCTCGGCATCCCCTCGGAGCTGGCCCTGGAGCTGTTCCACCAGACCGTGTCGATGAAATCGGTGGGCAACCTGACCGGCTTCGTCCGTCGCCACATGCTGGAACCGCCCCAGGTGCAGCGCCGCATCGAAGCTTTGGTCGCCCACTTCGACGACCTCACCCGCGCCCACCAGGCCATCCTCAAGGCCCGGGACCAGATCGGGCGCCTCAAGCCCCTGGTGGCCGACTGCGACCGCCACCAGCAGCTGGAAGTTGAGGCCGACCGGCTGCGCCAGGCCCGCGAGGCGTTGGGTTTCCATTTCGCCGCCCTCAAGCGCGAGCTACTGGCGAAGCGCCTGGAGAAACTGGCGGGTGAACGCGACCGGTGCCAGCTGCAGCTGGCGGAGTTCGACCGCCGCCGCGGCGAATTGCAGGCCCGCCGCGACGAACTGCGCCAAGCCATTGCCGCGCAGGGCGGCGACCGGCTGGCGCGCCTGGAACACGACATCGGTCAGAAAGAGCGGGAATGCCAACAGCGCCGCAGGCAGTCCGAAAACTACGCCAAGCTGGCCGCCGCCCTAGGGCTGCCGTCCCGGCTGGATGCGGCTACTTTCGTCGCCAACCGCAAAGCCGTCGCGGCCGAACGCGAAGCGCTGGAGGACCGCCGCGCCGAATTGCAGAACCGCTATACCGACGCCAGCGTCGAATTCCGCCGTCTCAACGAACGACACCGGGAGCTGAGCGCGGAGATCGAATCCCTGGAACAGCGCCGCTCCAACATCCCGGCGCGGATGCAGCGGCTGCGTCAGGCGTTGTGCCAGGCACTGGAACTGGCCGAGGACGAACTGCCCTTCGCCGGCGAGCTGCTCCAGGTGCGCGAGGACGAGCGCGCCTGGGAGGGCGCCGCCGAGCGACTGCTGCACCAGTTCGGCCTTTCCCTGCTGGTGCCCGACGCCCATTATGCGGCGGTCAGCGCCTGGGTGGACCGCACCCACCTGGACGGGCGTCTGGTCTATTACCGGGTGCGGGAGCAGGTCGGCCCCCGCAAACGGACCCAGCCCGACAGCCTGGTGGACAAGCTGGAGATCAAGCCCGACTCGGCCTTCTACCCCTGGCTGGAGCGGGAACTGTCCCACCGCTTCGACTACCGCTGCTGCGACGATCTGGCGGACTTCCGCCGCGCCGACCGCGCCGTTACGGTCAGCGGCCAGATCAAAAGCGGCGGCGACCGCCACGAGAAGGACGACCGCCACCGCATCGGCGACCGCCGCCACTACGTCCTGGGCTGGAGCAACGCCGCCAAGCTCGCCGCCCTGCGTCAGGACCGTGAGGCCCTGGAAACCCAGATCCAGCAGACCGCCGACAATATCGCCGCCCTGGAGCGGGAACGGCGTGATCTGGAGACGCGCCAGGATGCCTTGACCCGGCTGGCCCAGTTTGACGACTTCCAGCTTCTGGACTGGCAGCCCCTGGCCCTGGAGCTCGAAGCGCTGCAACGCCAGTTCGAGGCCTTGAAGGCCGCCTCGGACGTGCTCCGCACCCTCCAGGCCCAGCTGGAAGCGCTGGAGGCGGAACTGAAGGCGGTGGAGAAGCAGCGCGACGACTGCCTTGGCGACATCCAGGCCAAGGCGGTGCAGATCGACCAGTGCCGGGCGCAGCTGGCCGAGTGCGAGACGCTGCTGGCCGACTGTCCTGCGGAAACCGAGGCCGCCCTGGCCGACCTGCGCCAGTGGCAGGCCGAGGCCCTTGGGGACGCCCGCCTGATCCTGGAAACCTGCGATGCCCGCGAGCGCGACTACCGCGCCTGGCTCGGGGCCGCCATCGACCGCCTCGACAAGCGGATCGGCCGCCTGCGCGAGCGCATCGTCCGCGCCATGACCGACTACCGCCACGCCTATCCCGCCGACACCCGGGAGGTGGACGCCGACCCGGCCGCCGCCGCCGACTACCGGGCCATGCTGGAAACCCTGGAGCGGGACGACCTGCCGCGCTTCGAGGCCCGCTTCCGCGCCCTGCTCAACGAGAACACCCTGCGCGAGGTGGCCAACTTCCAGGCCCATCTATACAAGGAGCGCCAGGCCATCCGCGAGCGCATCGACGCCATCAACCAGGCCCTCCACGGCATCGACTACAATCCCGGCCGCTACATCCGCCTCGAGGCCCGCGACAATGTCGATCCCGACATTCGCGATTTCCGCCGCGAGCTGCGCCTGTGCACCGAAGGGGCCCTCACCGCCGGCGATGATCCCGCCGAGGCCGAGGCGCGTTTCCTGCGGGTCAAGGCCCTGATCGAGCGCTTCCGTGGGCGTGAGGGCAGCGCCGAGAGCGACCGCCGTTGGACCGCCCAGGTCACCGACGTGCGCAACTGGTTCGTGTTCGCCGCCTCCGAGCGCTGGCGCGAGGACGACAGCGAACACGAGCACTACGCCGACTCCAGCGGCAAGTCCGGCGGCCAGAAGGAGAAGCTCGCCTACACCGTCCTCGCCGCCAGCCTCGCCTATCAGTTCGGCTTGGCCACCGATCCCCACCGCCCCCGCAGTTTCCGCCTGGTGGTCATCGACGAGGCCTTCGGCCGCGGCTCCGACGAGTCGGCCCGCTACGGCCTGGCGCTGTTCCAGCGCCTCGGGCTGCAGCTTTTGATCGTCACCCCGCTGCAGAAGATCCACGTCATCGAACCCTACGTGGCGGCGGTGGGTTTCGTCTTCAACCGCGAGGGCCGCCAGTCGCTGCTGCGCCAGCTGACGGTGGAGGCCTACCGGGCCGAGCGTGACGCTCGGCAATCGATAGGAGAATGA
- a CDS encoding S8 family peptidase, with product MAEEVSQPKRHFILSDTATPEPFRRPGAGGGGQAVPHRNRQAHGSALLQQVEGLKSDLEQAKTIQQQNGMEEGFGLQIEFESFPDIELAFESLAAERSGIELLNVRHEENKTLASVFVPDGKLHILENKIKAYLEKDTPKGEPKHQKLIDAIRSIRVASIRSLWTDDPEVFPSEPNEAFWWEVWLPVRGDRLKVVEQFRQMAKGLDFRVAEGWIEFPERTVLLVYGTLDQMQRSVLTLNSIAELRRAKETADFFDSLPPEEQPEWADELLQRMTLPNEGTAVPHVCLLDTGVNIAHPLLAPAIRAKDTHTVDPVWGTNDQEGHGTEMAGLALLGNLTSLLDGSGPVAVGHRLESVKLLHRNHGNTSDPEHHGYLTIQAVSHPEITAPERRRVFSMAITARDARDRGRPSAWSATLDRLAVDYENQGETPRLFVVAAGNVDDPNAWAEYPASNTSDGIHDPGQAWNVLTVGASTELVHITEPDTGDYQPVAPAGGLSPFSTTSQTWQGHWPFKPDVVFEGGNAAKDETGAVWMPSLSLLTTNADITSRLFTTTNATSAASALAARMTAQLMAAYPELRSETIRGLMVHSAEWTPAMKQQFLSNPANPSKSEVACLVRHCGFGQPDLSRALWSVENSLTLICEDSLQPFMREQGKEPKLRDMNLHRLPWPLEELETLGETEVEMRVTLSYFIEPNPSARGVKSRYRYESHGLRFDVKRPHESDEEFRHRVNLAARDAEEGTSAHTGNDPHWVLGTQNRHRGSVHSDIWKGPAADLASRGVLAVYPVSGWWKTRPSLERYKQRAPYSLLVSIRAPQVNIDLYTPIESQIKIAVET from the coding sequence ATGGCAGAAGAAGTCTCTCAGCCCAAACGACACTTCATTCTCAGCGACACGGCCACCCCGGAGCCGTTTCGACGCCCGGGCGCTGGCGGCGGTGGCCAGGCAGTGCCACACCGAAACCGGCAAGCGCATGGCAGCGCACTACTGCAACAGGTCGAAGGGCTGAAGTCAGACCTGGAACAGGCCAAGACCATTCAGCAACAAAACGGAATGGAAGAAGGGTTCGGCTTGCAGATCGAATTCGAAAGCTTTCCAGACATCGAGCTGGCCTTCGAATCACTGGCCGCGGAGCGCTCAGGTATCGAGCTGCTGAATGTGCGGCATGAAGAGAACAAGACCTTGGCTTCTGTGTTTGTACCCGACGGTAAACTGCATATCCTTGAAAATAAGATCAAGGCTTATCTGGAAAAGGACACACCCAAGGGTGAACCAAAACACCAGAAGCTGATCGATGCCATCCGCAGCATACGGGTGGCCAGTATCCGTTCCCTTTGGACCGACGACCCCGAAGTCTTTCCCTCCGAACCCAACGAGGCCTTCTGGTGGGAAGTGTGGCTGCCGGTGCGCGGCGACCGGTTGAAAGTGGTCGAGCAGTTCAGGCAAATGGCCAAAGGGCTGGATTTTCGCGTGGCCGAAGGTTGGATCGAATTCCCGGAACGCACGGTTCTGTTGGTCTACGGCACCCTGGATCAGATGCAGCGTTCGGTGCTGACCTTGAACAGCATCGCCGAACTGCGACGTGCAAAGGAAACCGCCGATTTCTTCGATTCGCTGCCGCCGGAGGAGCAGCCGGAATGGGCAGATGAACTGCTTCAGCGCATGACACTACCAAACGAAGGGACGGCAGTGCCGCACGTCTGCTTGTTGGACACCGGCGTCAACATTGCGCATCCGCTGCTTGCTCCGGCCATTCGGGCAAAGGACACCCACACGGTGGATCCGGTCTGGGGAACCAATGACCAGGAAGGGCACGGCACCGAAATGGCGGGGCTGGCGCTATTGGGCAACCTGACGTCCCTTCTCGATGGTTCAGGACCTGTCGCGGTGGGTCACCGTTTGGAGTCGGTGAAACTGCTGCACCGCAATCACGGGAACACTAGCGATCCTGAGCACCACGGCTATCTCACCATTCAGGCGGTGAGCCACCCAGAGATCACCGCGCCCGAACGTCGACGGGTGTTCAGCATGGCGATCACGGCGCGGGATGCCAGGGACCGGGGCAGGCCTTCCGCCTGGTCGGCCACGCTGGATCGATTGGCGGTCGATTACGAAAACCAGGGTGAAACGCCAAGGTTGTTTGTGGTCGCTGCGGGCAATGTCGATGACCCCAATGCCTGGGCGGAGTATCCTGCCAGTAATACCTCGGATGGAATCCATGATCCAGGCCAGGCATGGAATGTGCTGACTGTGGGTGCCAGCACGGAGCTGGTGCATATCACCGAACCGGATACAGGTGATTATCAACCTGTCGCTCCGGCTGGTGGCTTAAGTCCTTTCAGCACGACGTCGCAAACTTGGCAAGGCCATTGGCCATTCAAGCCTGATGTGGTTTTTGAAGGGGGCAATGCCGCTAAGGATGAGACAGGTGCGGTGTGGATGCCCAGTCTCAGTCTGCTGACAACAAATGCGGACATAACCAGTCGGCTGTTCACGACAACCAATGCCACCAGTGCCGCCTCTGCACTGGCCGCCCGCATGACGGCGCAGCTGATGGCTGCCTATCCAGAGCTGCGGTCGGAGACGATCCGCGGCCTGATGGTCCATTCCGCAGAGTGGACGCCGGCCATGAAACAGCAGTTTCTTTCCAATCCGGCCAATCCCAGCAAGAGCGAGGTGGCGTGTCTGGTCCGTCACTGCGGCTTTGGGCAGCCGGATCTTTCCCGAGCATTATGGAGTGTCGAGAACTCGCTGACCCTGATCTGCGAGGACAGTCTGCAGCCGTTCATGCGGGAGCAGGGTAAAGAGCCAAAGCTCCGTGATATGAACCTGCATCGATTGCCCTGGCCCCTGGAGGAACTGGAAACGCTGGGTGAGACCGAGGTGGAAATGCGGGTCACGCTGTCCTACTTCATCGAGCCGAATCCCTCTGCGCGCGGTGTCAAATCCCGTTATCGCTATGAGTCACACGGGTTGCGTTTCGATGTGAAACGCCCGCACGAGTCGGATGAGGAGTTTCGTCATCGAGTAAATCTCGCCGCCAGAGACGCAGAAGAGGGCACCAGTGCCCATACCGGTAACGATCCACACTGGGTCTTGGGTACCCAAAATCGCCACCGGGGCAGCGTGCATTCTGACATTTGGAAAGGCCCTGCCGCTGATCTGGCCAGCCGGGGCGTGTTGGCGGTCTATCCGGTGAGTGGCTGGTGGAAGACTCGGCCAAGCTTGGAGCGATACAAGCAGCGGGCACCTTATTCGCTGCTGGTTTCCATTCGCGCACCACAAGTTAATATTGACCTCTATACCCCCATTGAGAGCCAGATCAAGATCGCCGTTGAGACCTGA
- a CDS encoding Wadjet anti-phage system protein JetD domain-containing protein, producing the protein MTAASWTTPANLRQRLQKRWRRGDFLAGAVAFPLRLPLKGPPAAAVTGQFEAVRAWVRAWQAQEGRLELEWRSVRAAIGSQRLPTAVVFADRVRLLRFLGRQAEQDTRRFEALRAETLARFPELADWLQRHPFTVLKEAAHWDKVLAVLDWFKSHPRSGLYLRQLDIAGADTKFIESRRKLFMDLLDQVLLSEAIDERHRGAAAFEARYGLRPKPVLLRFRLLDPALYLHGLSDLSVPLAEFARLELRAERIFVTENEVNFLAFPPVARGLVIFGRGFNVAVLGEIPWLRRRDLFYWGDIDTHGFAILNRLRAHLPQVHSLLMDRATLLAYRHAWVEELSPTAAALARLTPEECALYEDLRRDRLGKRVRLEQERVGYGWVRRYLEGL; encoded by the coding sequence ATGACGGCAGCATCCTGGACCACCCCCGCCAATCTGCGCCAGCGCCTGCAAAAACGCTGGCGGCGGGGGGATTTTCTCGCCGGCGCGGTAGCCTTCCCCCTGCGCCTGCCCCTGAAAGGGCCGCCGGCGGCGGCGGTGACCGGACAGTTCGAGGCGGTGCGCGCCTGGGTGCGGGCTTGGCAGGCGCAGGAAGGGCGCCTGGAACTGGAATGGCGCAGCGTCCGTGCCGCCATCGGAAGCCAAAGGCTGCCGACGGCGGTGGTGTTCGCCGACCGGGTGCGGCTGCTCCGTTTCCTGGGGCGGCAGGCGGAGCAGGACACCCGCCGTTTCGAGGCTTTGAGGGCCGAAACCCTGGCGCGTTTCCCCGAGCTGGCCGACTGGCTCCAGCGCCATCCGTTCACCGTCCTCAAAGAGGCGGCGCACTGGGACAAAGTGCTCGCCGTCCTCGACTGGTTCAAGAGCCATCCCCGTAGCGGCCTGTACCTGCGCCAGCTCGACATCGCCGGAGCGGACACCAAGTTCATCGAATCCCGCAGGAAGCTGTTCATGGACCTGCTCGACCAGGTGCTGCTGTCGGAAGCCATCGACGAGCGCCATCGCGGCGCCGCCGCCTTCGAGGCCCGTTACGGCCTGCGTCCCAAGCCGGTCCTGCTCCGTTTCCGGTTGCTGGATCCGGCTTTGTATTTGCACGGCCTGTCCGATCTGTCCGTGCCCCTGGCGGAATTCGCCCGGCTGGAACTTCGGGCGGAACGGATATTCGTCACCGAGAACGAGGTCAACTTCCTCGCCTTCCCGCCGGTCGCGCGGGGGCTGGTGATCTTTGGTCGCGGCTTCAACGTCGCGGTGCTGGGGGAAATCCCCTGGCTGCGGCGGCGGGACCTCTTCTACTGGGGCGACATTGACACCCACGGTTTTGCCATCCTCAACCGGCTGCGCGCCCACCTGCCCCAGGTCCACAGCCTGCTCATGGATCGCGCCACCCTGCTGGCCTACCGCCACGCCTGGGTGGAAGAACTGAGCCCGACGGCAGCGGCGCTGGCGCGGCTGACGCCGGAGGAATGCGCCCTTTACGAAGATCTGCGCCGCGACCGCCTCGGCAAACGGGTGCGGCTGGAGCAGGAGCGGGTGGGGTACGGTTGGGTTCGGCGTTATCTTGAAGGACTCTGA
- the ppk1 gene encoding polyphosphate kinase 1: protein MSEPRYLNRELSLLAFHRRVLAMAEDESLPLLERLRFLCISSSNLDEFFEVRVAAVKQKIALKVRETGVDKADPVALLQALRSRVRAMIDDQYRLLNADLIPALAGEDIYFLRRDHWNERQRAWLADYMRQWVLPVVTPLSIDPAHPFPRIANKNLHFIVSLHGKDAFGRSHRYALIPIPRTLPRLVKLPDEVAEEGIAFVFLSSVIHAFVGELFPGLTVEGCYQFRVTRDTELYIDEEEMEDLKRELQGRLEQQRRFGRAVRLEVADNCPEAVAEYLCRQLQVEAEDLYRVNGPVNLHRLESVYDEVPRPDLKFPDFTPALPARLEDEEDYFAVLRRGEVLLHHPYDAFTPVVDLLRQAAADPDVLAIRQTLYRTASRSAIADALVQAAGNGKEVTAVIELRARFDEADNIRLAERLYQAGVHVVYGVVGYKTHAKMLLIVRREGEGVRRYIHLGTGNYHEITARFYTDIGLLSADPVLAEDVQRVFLQLTGLGHAVALNKLVQAPFGLHRFLLDRIQQETDLARQGRKGRIIARMNGLEDPELIDALYAASQAGVRIDLIVRGICCLRPGVEGLSENIRVRSVLGRFLEHSRVFYFGNDGDPVVYGSSADWLIRNLHRRVEVAFPIQPRPLKRQAIREALRYYLRDTAGAWELRSDGEYRRVRRRGRPFSAQAQLLADRQGQ, encoded by the coding sequence ATGTCCGAACCCCGCTATCTCAACCGTGAGCTGAGCCTGCTGGCCTTCCATCGCCGGGTGCTGGCGATGGCCGAGGATGAGTCCCTGCCGCTGCTGGAGCGGCTGCGCTTTCTGTGTATCTCCAGCTCCAATCTGGACGAGTTCTTCGAGGTGCGGGTGGCCGCGGTGAAGCAGAAGATCGCGCTCAAGGTGCGCGAAACCGGGGTGGACAAGGCCGATCCGGTCGCCTTGCTGCAAGCATTGCGCTCCCGGGTGCGGGCGATGATCGACGACCAGTATCGCCTACTCAATGCGGATTTGATTCCAGCCCTGGCCGGCGAGGACATTTACTTCCTCCGCCGGGACCACTGGAACGAGCGGCAGCGCGCCTGGCTGGCCGATTACATGCGCCAGTGGGTGCTGCCGGTGGTGACGCCCCTGAGCATCGATCCGGCCCATCCGTTCCCGCGCATCGCCAACAAGAACCTGCATTTCATCGTCAGCCTCCACGGCAAGGACGCCTTCGGGCGCAGCCACCGCTACGCTTTGATTCCCATTCCCCGCACCCTGCCGCGGCTGGTGAAGCTGCCTGACGAGGTGGCCGAAGAGGGCATCGCCTTCGTGTTCCTGTCCTCGGTGATCCACGCCTTCGTCGGCGAGCTGTTTCCAGGGCTGACGGTGGAAGGCTGCTATCAGTTCCGCGTCACCCGCGACACCGAGCTTTACATCGACGAGGAGGAAATGGAGGACCTCAAGCGCGAGCTCCAGGGACGGCTGGAACAGCAGCGCCGCTTCGGCCGTGCGGTGCGCCTGGAGGTGGCGGACAACTGCCCCGAGGCCGTGGCGGAATACCTGTGCCGTCAGCTGCAGGTGGAAGCGGAAGACCTGTACCGGGTCAACGGGCCGGTCAATCTGCACCGGCTCGAATCGGTCTATGACGAGGTTCCCCGTCCCGATCTCAAGTTTCCCGATTTCACCCCGGCGCTGCCGGCGCGATTGGAAGACGAGGAGGATTATTTCGCCGTCCTGCGCCGCGGCGAGGTGCTGCTGCACCATCCTTACGACGCCTTCACCCCAGTGGTGGATCTGCTGCGCCAGGCCGCCGCCGATCCGGACGTGCTCGCCATCCGCCAGACCCTGTACCGCACCGCCTCACGCTCGGCCATCGCCGACGCCCTGGTGCAGGCGGCCGGGAACGGCAAGGAGGTGACCGCGGTGATCGAGCTGCGGGCCCGCTTCGACGAGGCCGACAACATCCGTCTCGCCGAACGCCTGTATCAGGCCGGTGTCCACGTGGTTTACGGAGTGGTGGGTTACAAGACCCACGCCAAGATGCTGCTGATCGTGCGCCGCGAAGGGGAGGGGGTACGCCGTTACATCCATTTGGGCACCGGCAACTATCACGAGATCACCGCCCGTTTCTACACCGACATCGGCCTGCTCAGCGCCGATCCGGTGCTGGCCGAGGACGTGCAGCGGGTGTTTCTCCAGCTCACCGGTCTGGGCCACGCGGTGGCGCTCAACAAGCTGGTCCAGGCGCCTTTCGGCCTCCACCGCTTCCTCCTCGACCGCATCCAACAGGAAACGGATCTGGCGCGCCAAGGCCGCAAGGGGCGCATCATCGCGCGCATGAACGGTCTGGAGGACCCGGAGCTCATCGACGCCCTCTACGCCGCCTCTCAGGCGGGGGTGCGCATCGACCTCATCGTCCGTGGCATCTGTTGCCTGCGGCCCGGCGTCGAGGGACTGTCGGAGAACATCCGGGTGCGCTCGGTCCTCGGCCGCTTCCTGGAGCACAGCCGGGTGTTTTACTTCGGCAACGACGGCGATCCGGTGGTGTACGGCTCCAGCGCCGACTGGCTGATCCGCAACCTGCACCGCCGGGTCGAGGTTGCCTTCCCCATCCAGCCCCGCCCCCTCAAGCGCCAGGCGATCCGCGAGGCGCTGCGCTATTACCTGCGTGACACCGCCGGCGCCTGGGAGCTGCGTTCCGATGGCGAATACCGCCGGGTGCGGCGCCGGGGCAGGCCGTTCTCAGCCCAGGCGCAGCTGCTGGCGGATCGGCAGGGTCAGTGA